One Channa argus isolate prfri chromosome 15, Channa argus male v1.0, whole genome shotgun sequence DNA segment encodes these proteins:
- the ap5z1 gene encoding AP-5 complex subunit zeta-1 isoform X1, which translates to MYSHGSESLIKQARDIQESELQKFYSRLVKLLQGKEFGHETVDSLQRLHLILFATKYTRKLPSELQKRLLALLSASAEPVQLLSSAVLRETLPLSGHNLSYNQDNVAQLNSHVAALLLSQAGSRAELSSFCTQLLRSLESRQSEGPAHFTHILPILNTILTHSPECLTEDHVTLLSKKLVDWLRYASTTQGGGGSSGGFFTGARSRQPVPIAELDGTVSGDFFTVLCVGQGFTEDQWMNVYSFSMLRHWLLTYQSVSTGSITADTANRLQLSLSLSHSHSFSNDDRSEVDGSVVSIVSATSSSSRLLPPKERLREKAFQYCQRLIEQSDRKAHKRTDAELQKACLVEAVYILDCVCVEDASLVYRTFPCIKALFGRLSSDLAFARVMLPIAQFYLNHGEMAAVDCESVWKLVFGRFPAELFNCPFLAHELLRFLRMNLESLQLRVPQYTRAFPNLLKFLAWDSPAVVDDFVDLLPSMVTTGTALELLHTLLDLPCLSATLVLQHRSTCLPISDPGGRSLLSLDAFRSPADRGLFLFLLRDEAGSGETMDRLSTLHERLAEAADWPRVVQCAQTVPVLLHIFFNTAIKIADEKLLSDLIFVMLERSSLLLSLPTYVKEVHRVFSCHLLRLCKLQPSLVVDQSHELLEFAGTTANVYNKEEMYTHVVWVLGEFLSASCDSRCSVRLITSCFEALEAVLFEITSSAPLPGSPCPAPRVVTTLMSALAKLASRSHDLIPRVSLFLSKLRSVTRGGSVAWCSDEEDLVAIETRGEELWSLLKTPGVAQSVLTPSPHVTTPQWHRDTNVSMPLQLRALTSLTHSQ; encoded by the exons ATGTATTCTCACGGTTCCGAGAGTTTAATAAAACAAGCAAG GGATATTCAGGAGTCTGAGCTGCAGAAGTTTTACAGCAGATTAGTGAAGCTGCTCCAGGGAAAGGAGTTCGGTCACGAGACGGTTGACTCCCTGCAGAGGCTGCACCTCATCCTCTTCGCCACTAAATACACCAGGAA GCTGCCTTCAGAGCTCCAGAAGAGGCTGTTAGCACTCCTCTCAGCATCAGCAGAGCCAGTTCAGCTGCTGAGCTCAGCTGTACTCAGAGAGACGCTGCCCCTCTCTGGTCAtaacctgagctacaatcaggACAACGTAGCCCAGCTGAACAGCCATGTTGCTGCCCTGCTGCTCTCACAG GCTGGATCCAGGGCTGAGCTATCATCTTTTTGCACTCAGCTCCTTCGCAGCTTGGAAAGCCGCCAGTCAGAAGGGCCAGCTCACTTCACACACATCCTGCCAATCCTCAACACCATCCTCACACACAGCCCTGAGTGCCTCACTGAAG ATCATGTGACCCTTCTGAGTAAAAAGCTTGTTGATTGGCTGCGTTATGCAAGCACCACACAGGGAGGTGGAGGTTCCTCAGGAGGATTCTTCACAGGAGCCAGGTCACGTCAG CCAGTGCCGATAGCAGAGCTGGATGGGACAGTGTCTGGGGACTTCTTCACTGTTCTGTGTGTGGGCCAAGGCTTCACTGAGGACCAGTGGATGAACGTTTACTCTTTCTCCATGCTACGCCATTGGCTTCTCACCTACCAATCTGTTTCTACTGGCAGCATCACAGCTGACACTG CAAACAGGTTACAGCTCAGCCTCTCCCTCTCGCACTCCCACTCATTTTCGAATG ATGACCGGTCGGAGGTGGACGGATCAGTTGTTTCTATAGTTTCAGCAACTTCCTCGTCCAGCCGCTTGCTGCCTCCAAAGGAGCGTCTCAGGGAGAAGGCTTTCCAGTACTGCCAGCGCCTCATTGAACAAAGCGATCGCA AGGCTCACAAACGGACAGATGCAGAGCTGCAGAAAGCG TGCTTGGTGGAGGCTGTGTATATCTTGGACTGCGTGTGTGTGGAGGATGCTTCGCTGGTCTACCGAACGTTCCCATGCATTAAGGCGCTCTTTGGTCGTCTCAGCTCCGACCTGGCTTTTGCCAGAGTCATGCTGCCCATAGCACAATTCTACCTCAACCACG GTGAGATGGCAGCAGTGGACTGTGAGAGTGTGTGGAAGTTGGTGTTTGGACGGTTCCCTGCTGAGCTGTTCAACTGCCCCTTTCTGGCGCATGAGCTTCTACGTTTCTTGAGAATGAACCTCGAGAGCCTGCAGCTCAGAGTGCCACAGTACACGCGCGCCTTCCCAAATCTTCTGAAg TTTCTGGCGTGGGACAGCCCAGCAGTAGTGGATGACTTTGTGGATCTGCTACCTTCAATGGTGACAACTGGAACTGCACTAGAGCTGCTCCACACTCTGCTAGACCTGCCCTGCCTCTCTGCCACGCTGGTGTTGCAGCACAG GTCAACGTGTTTGCCCATCTCCGACCCTGGCGGGCGCAGCCTCCTGTCGCTGGACGCATTTCGAAGCCCCGCAGATCGTGGGCTTTTCCTCTTCCTACTTCGAGACGAAGCAGGCTCAG GTGAAACAATGGACAGACTGAGCACACTCCATGAGCGGCTGGCTGAGGCCGCTGACTGGCCGAGAGTGGTTCAGTGTGCCCAAACTGTCCCTGTGctattgcacatttttttcaacacagCCATTAAG aTCGCTGATGAAAAGCTTTTATCTGACTTGATTTTCGTGATGCTGGAGAGAAGTAGCCTTCTCCTCAGTCTTCCCACATACGTCAAAGAGGTCCACAG gGTGTTCAGTTGCCATCTGCTCAGATTGTGCAAGCTCCAGCCCTCACTGGTGGTGGACCAGTCTCATGAGCTGCTGGAGTTTGCCGGTACCACCGCCAACGTCTacaacaaagaagaaatgtaCACGCACGTG GTGTGGGTGCTGGGAGAGTTTCTCTCTGCGTCATGTGACTCTCGCTGCTCTGTGAGGctcatcacttcctgtttcgaGGCATTGGAGGCGGTGCTTTTTGAGATAACGTCATCTGCCCCTCTACCTGGATCTCCTTGCCCTGCCCCTAGAGTTGTCACTACTCTAATGAGCGCTCTTGCTAAGCTGGCATCCCGTTCCCATGACCTCATACCAAG GGTGTCTCTGTTCCTGTCCAAGCTAAGATCGGTAACCAGAGGTGGGTCAGTCGCCTGGTGCTCAGATGAGGAGGACCTTGTTGCCATAGAAACGCGAGGGGAGGAGCTGTGGTCGCTGTTGAAGACCCCCGGTGTGGCACAGAGTGTCCTGACCCCGTCTCCACATGTCACCACACCACAATGGCACAGAGACACCAACGTGTCCATGCCATTGCAGCTGCGCGCTCTCACCAGCCTTACACactcacagtaa
- the ap5z1 gene encoding AP-5 complex subunit zeta-1 isoform X2 → MYSHGSESLIKQARDIQESELQKFYSRLVKLLQGKEFGHETVDSLQRLHLILFATKYTRKLPSELQKRLLALLSASAEPVQLLSSAVLRETLPLSGHNLSYNQDNVAQLNSHVAALLLSQAGSRAELSSFCTQLLRSLESRQSEGPAHFTHILPILNTILTHSPECLTEDHVTLLSKKLVDWLRYASTTQGGGGSSGGFFTGARSRQPVPIAELDGTVSGDFFTVLCVGQGFTEDQWMNVYSFSMLRHWLLTYQSVSTGSITADTDDRSEVDGSVVSIVSATSSSSRLLPPKERLREKAFQYCQRLIEQSDRKAHKRTDAELQKACLVEAVYILDCVCVEDASLVYRTFPCIKALFGRLSSDLAFARVMLPIAQFYLNHGEMAAVDCESVWKLVFGRFPAELFNCPFLAHELLRFLRMNLESLQLRVPQYTRAFPNLLKFLAWDSPAVVDDFVDLLPSMVTTGTALELLHTLLDLPCLSATLVLQHRSTCLPISDPGGRSLLSLDAFRSPADRGLFLFLLRDEAGSGETMDRLSTLHERLAEAADWPRVVQCAQTVPVLLHIFFNTAIKIADEKLLSDLIFVMLERSSLLLSLPTYVKEVHRVFSCHLLRLCKLQPSLVVDQSHELLEFAGTTANVYNKEEMYTHVVWVLGEFLSASCDSRCSVRLITSCFEALEAVLFEITSSAPLPGSPCPAPRVVTTLMSALAKLASRSHDLIPRVSLFLSKLRSVTRGGSVAWCSDEEDLVAIETRGEELWSLLKTPGVAQSVLTPSPHVTTPQWHRDTNVSMPLQLRALTSLTHSQ, encoded by the exons ATGTATTCTCACGGTTCCGAGAGTTTAATAAAACAAGCAAG GGATATTCAGGAGTCTGAGCTGCAGAAGTTTTACAGCAGATTAGTGAAGCTGCTCCAGGGAAAGGAGTTCGGTCACGAGACGGTTGACTCCCTGCAGAGGCTGCACCTCATCCTCTTCGCCACTAAATACACCAGGAA GCTGCCTTCAGAGCTCCAGAAGAGGCTGTTAGCACTCCTCTCAGCATCAGCAGAGCCAGTTCAGCTGCTGAGCTCAGCTGTACTCAGAGAGACGCTGCCCCTCTCTGGTCAtaacctgagctacaatcaggACAACGTAGCCCAGCTGAACAGCCATGTTGCTGCCCTGCTGCTCTCACAG GCTGGATCCAGGGCTGAGCTATCATCTTTTTGCACTCAGCTCCTTCGCAGCTTGGAAAGCCGCCAGTCAGAAGGGCCAGCTCACTTCACACACATCCTGCCAATCCTCAACACCATCCTCACACACAGCCCTGAGTGCCTCACTGAAG ATCATGTGACCCTTCTGAGTAAAAAGCTTGTTGATTGGCTGCGTTATGCAAGCACCACACAGGGAGGTGGAGGTTCCTCAGGAGGATTCTTCACAGGAGCCAGGTCACGTCAG CCAGTGCCGATAGCAGAGCTGGATGGGACAGTGTCTGGGGACTTCTTCACTGTTCTGTGTGTGGGCCAAGGCTTCACTGAGGACCAGTGGATGAACGTTTACTCTTTCTCCATGCTACGCCATTGGCTTCTCACCTACCAATCTGTTTCTACTGGCAGCATCACAGCTGACACTG ATGACCGGTCGGAGGTGGACGGATCAGTTGTTTCTATAGTTTCAGCAACTTCCTCGTCCAGCCGCTTGCTGCCTCCAAAGGAGCGTCTCAGGGAGAAGGCTTTCCAGTACTGCCAGCGCCTCATTGAACAAAGCGATCGCA AGGCTCACAAACGGACAGATGCAGAGCTGCAGAAAGCG TGCTTGGTGGAGGCTGTGTATATCTTGGACTGCGTGTGTGTGGAGGATGCTTCGCTGGTCTACCGAACGTTCCCATGCATTAAGGCGCTCTTTGGTCGTCTCAGCTCCGACCTGGCTTTTGCCAGAGTCATGCTGCCCATAGCACAATTCTACCTCAACCACG GTGAGATGGCAGCAGTGGACTGTGAGAGTGTGTGGAAGTTGGTGTTTGGACGGTTCCCTGCTGAGCTGTTCAACTGCCCCTTTCTGGCGCATGAGCTTCTACGTTTCTTGAGAATGAACCTCGAGAGCCTGCAGCTCAGAGTGCCACAGTACACGCGCGCCTTCCCAAATCTTCTGAAg TTTCTGGCGTGGGACAGCCCAGCAGTAGTGGATGACTTTGTGGATCTGCTACCTTCAATGGTGACAACTGGAACTGCACTAGAGCTGCTCCACACTCTGCTAGACCTGCCCTGCCTCTCTGCCACGCTGGTGTTGCAGCACAG GTCAACGTGTTTGCCCATCTCCGACCCTGGCGGGCGCAGCCTCCTGTCGCTGGACGCATTTCGAAGCCCCGCAGATCGTGGGCTTTTCCTCTTCCTACTTCGAGACGAAGCAGGCTCAG GTGAAACAATGGACAGACTGAGCACACTCCATGAGCGGCTGGCTGAGGCCGCTGACTGGCCGAGAGTGGTTCAGTGTGCCCAAACTGTCCCTGTGctattgcacatttttttcaacacagCCATTAAG aTCGCTGATGAAAAGCTTTTATCTGACTTGATTTTCGTGATGCTGGAGAGAAGTAGCCTTCTCCTCAGTCTTCCCACATACGTCAAAGAGGTCCACAG gGTGTTCAGTTGCCATCTGCTCAGATTGTGCAAGCTCCAGCCCTCACTGGTGGTGGACCAGTCTCATGAGCTGCTGGAGTTTGCCGGTACCACCGCCAACGTCTacaacaaagaagaaatgtaCACGCACGTG GTGTGGGTGCTGGGAGAGTTTCTCTCTGCGTCATGTGACTCTCGCTGCTCTGTGAGGctcatcacttcctgtttcgaGGCATTGGAGGCGGTGCTTTTTGAGATAACGTCATCTGCCCCTCTACCTGGATCTCCTTGCCCTGCCCCTAGAGTTGTCACTACTCTAATGAGCGCTCTTGCTAAGCTGGCATCCCGTTCCCATGACCTCATACCAAG GGTGTCTCTGTTCCTGTCCAAGCTAAGATCGGTAACCAGAGGTGGGTCAGTCGCCTGGTGCTCAGATGAGGAGGACCTTGTTGCCATAGAAACGCGAGGGGAGGAGCTGTGGTCGCTGTTGAAGACCCCCGGTGTGGCACAGAGTGTCCTGACCCCGTCTCCACATGTCACCACACCACAATGGCACAGAGACACCAACGTGTCCATGCCATTGCAGCTGCGCGCTCTCACCAGCCTTACACactcacagtaa
- the mmd2a gene encoding monocyte to macrophage differentiation factor 2a isoform X2 — protein sequence MRPSDKMSSQWTKWTSMCSHFNILSTNGDKLSSVSCPFFLSVCVRLSLFSIRFMNCRAPACKRYQPTEYEHAANCATHGLWILPSLVGGSVLYFLSVDPWHRVAAWLYGSGLTGLFITSTLFHTAAWKIGHLRKVEQRFHMCDRMAIYFFIAASYSPWLMLRELGPWTVHMRWLIWVMACIGSTYVFFFHERYKLVELLGYVAMGAVPALIILSMVERAGVCELAMGGVFYVVGVGFFKSDGLVPFAHAIWHLFVVAGAGIHYYAIWRYLYVPGPPLQTSRTASNK from the exons ATGCGTCCTTCTGATAAAATGTCCTCACAGTGGACTAAATGGACATCTATGTGTTCTCACTTTAACATATTAAGTACTAACGGAGACAAGCTGTCCTCTGTCTCCTGTccattctttctctctgtgtgtgtccgtctctctctcttttccatcAGGTTCATGAATTGCAGGGCGCCGGCCTGTAAGAGATACCAGCCGACTGAATACGAACATGCTGCAAACTGTGCGACACACGGG CTGTGGATTCTCCCTAGTCTGGTGGGCGGGTCTGTGCtctacttcctgtctgtggaccCGTGGCACCGAGTTGCTGCCTGGCTGTACGGGAGCGGTCTCACCGGCCTCTTCATCACCTCAACGCTCTTCCACACTGCTGCCTGGAAAATCGGCCATCTccg GAAGGTGGAGCAGCGTTTCCACATGTGCGACAGAATGGCCATCTACTTCTTTATCGCTGCCTCCTACTCTCCCTG GTTGATGCTGAGGGAACTGGGGCCCTGGACTGTCCACATGCGCTGGCTGATCTGGGTCATGGCTTGTATAGGATCCACGTACGTCTTCTTTTTCCATGAGAG GTACAAGCTGGTGGAGTTGCTGGGATATGTGGCCATGGGAGCCGTTCCTGCTCTGATCATCCTGTCCATG GTGGAGcgtgcaggtgtgtgtgagctggCCATGGGAGGCGTCTTCTACGTGGTGGGGGTGGGCTTCTTCAAGAGCGATGGCCTCGTCCCTTTTGCACACGCCATCTGGCACCTTTTTGTTGTGGCCGGAGCAGGAATTCATTATTACGCCATCTGGAGGTACCTGTACGTACCTGGGCCCCCGCTGCAGACATCCAG AACTGCTTCAAACAAGTAA
- the mmd2a gene encoding monocyte to macrophage differentiation factor 2a isoform X5, which produces MDFTKTKFGRFMNCRAPACKRYQPTEYEHAANCATHGLWILPSLVGGSVLYFLSVDPWHRVAAWLYGSGLTGLFITSTLFHTAAWKIGHLRKVEQRFHMCDRMAIYFFIAASYSPWLMLRELGPWTVHMRWLIWVMACIGSTYVFFFHERYKLVELLGYVAMGAVPALIILSMVERAGVCELAMGGVFYVVGVGFFKSDGLVPFAHAIWHLFVVAGAGIHYYAIWRYLYVPGPPLQTSRRQIYGAHD; this is translated from the exons ATGGACTTCACGAAGACAAAATTTGGAAG GTTCATGAATTGCAGGGCGCCGGCCTGTAAGAGATACCAGCCGACTGAATACGAACATGCTGCAAACTGTGCGACACACGGG CTGTGGATTCTCCCTAGTCTGGTGGGCGGGTCTGTGCtctacttcctgtctgtggaccCGTGGCACCGAGTTGCTGCCTGGCTGTACGGGAGCGGTCTCACCGGCCTCTTCATCACCTCAACGCTCTTCCACACTGCTGCCTGGAAAATCGGCCATCTccg GAAGGTGGAGCAGCGTTTCCACATGTGCGACAGAATGGCCATCTACTTCTTTATCGCTGCCTCCTACTCTCCCTG GTTGATGCTGAGGGAACTGGGGCCCTGGACTGTCCACATGCGCTGGCTGATCTGGGTCATGGCTTGTATAGGATCCACGTACGTCTTCTTTTTCCATGAGAG GTACAAGCTGGTGGAGTTGCTGGGATATGTGGCCATGGGAGCCGTTCCTGCTCTGATCATCCTGTCCATG GTGGAGcgtgcaggtgtgtgtgagctggCCATGGGAGGCGTCTTCTACGTGGTGGGGGTGGGCTTCTTCAAGAGCGATGGCCTCGTCCCTTTTGCACACGCCATCTGGCACCTTTTTGTTGTGGCCGGAGCAGGAATTCATTATTACGCCATCTGGAGGTACCTGTACGTACCTGGGCCCCCGCTGCAGACATCCAG aCGCCAGATTTATGGAGCCcacgactaa
- the mmd2a gene encoding monocyte to macrophage differentiation factor 2a isoform X4, giving the protein MRPSDKMSSQWTKWTSMCSHFNILSTNGDKLSSVSCPFFLSVCVRLSLFSIRFMNCRAPACKRYQPTEYEHAANCATHGLWILPSLVGGSVLYFLSVDPWHRVAAWLYGSGLTGLFITSTLFHTAAWKIGHLRLMLRELGPWTVHMRWLIWVMACIGSTYVFFFHERYKLVELLGYVAMGAVPALIILSMVERAGVCELAMGGVFYVVGVGFFKSDGLVPFAHAIWHLFVVAGAGIHYYAIWRYLYVPGPPLQTSRRQIYGAHD; this is encoded by the exons ATGCGTCCTTCTGATAAAATGTCCTCACAGTGGACTAAATGGACATCTATGTGTTCTCACTTTAACATATTAAGTACTAACGGAGACAAGCTGTCCTCTGTCTCCTGTccattctttctctctgtgtgtgtccgtctctctctcttttccatcAGGTTCATGAATTGCAGGGCGCCGGCCTGTAAGAGATACCAGCCGACTGAATACGAACATGCTGCAAACTGTGCGACACACGGG CTGTGGATTCTCCCTAGTCTGGTGGGCGGGTCTGTGCtctacttcctgtctgtggaccCGTGGCACCGAGTTGCTGCCTGGCTGTACGGGAGCGGTCTCACCGGCCTCTTCATCACCTCAACGCTCTTCCACACTGCTGCCTGGAAAATCGGCCATCTccg GTTGATGCTGAGGGAACTGGGGCCCTGGACTGTCCACATGCGCTGGCTGATCTGGGTCATGGCTTGTATAGGATCCACGTACGTCTTCTTTTTCCATGAGAG GTACAAGCTGGTGGAGTTGCTGGGATATGTGGCCATGGGAGCCGTTCCTGCTCTGATCATCCTGTCCATG GTGGAGcgtgcaggtgtgtgtgagctggCCATGGGAGGCGTCTTCTACGTGGTGGGGGTGGGCTTCTTCAAGAGCGATGGCCTCGTCCCTTTTGCACACGCCATCTGGCACCTTTTTGTTGTGGCCGGAGCAGGAATTCATTATTACGCCATCTGGAGGTACCTGTACGTACCTGGGCCCCCGCTGCAGACATCCAG aCGCCAGATTTATGGAGCCcacgactaa
- the mmd2a gene encoding monocyte to macrophage differentiation factor 2a isoform X1 translates to MRPSDKMSSQWTKWTSMCSHFNILSTNGDKLSSVSCPFFLSVCVRLSLFSIRFMNCRAPACKRYQPTEYEHAANCATHGLWILPSLVGGSVLYFLSVDPWHRVAAWLYGSGLTGLFITSTLFHTAAWKIGHLRKVEQRFHMCDRMAIYFFIAASYSPWLMLRELGPWTVHMRWLIWVMACIGSTYVFFFHERYKLVELLGYVAMGAVPALIILSMVERAGVCELAMGGVFYVVGVGFFKSDGLVPFAHAIWHLFVVAGAGIHYYAIWRYLYVPGPPLQTSRRQIYGAHD, encoded by the exons ATGCGTCCTTCTGATAAAATGTCCTCACAGTGGACTAAATGGACATCTATGTGTTCTCACTTTAACATATTAAGTACTAACGGAGACAAGCTGTCCTCTGTCTCCTGTccattctttctctctgtgtgtgtccgtctctctctcttttccatcAGGTTCATGAATTGCAGGGCGCCGGCCTGTAAGAGATACCAGCCGACTGAATACGAACATGCTGCAAACTGTGCGACACACGGG CTGTGGATTCTCCCTAGTCTGGTGGGCGGGTCTGTGCtctacttcctgtctgtggaccCGTGGCACCGAGTTGCTGCCTGGCTGTACGGGAGCGGTCTCACCGGCCTCTTCATCACCTCAACGCTCTTCCACACTGCTGCCTGGAAAATCGGCCATCTccg GAAGGTGGAGCAGCGTTTCCACATGTGCGACAGAATGGCCATCTACTTCTTTATCGCTGCCTCCTACTCTCCCTG GTTGATGCTGAGGGAACTGGGGCCCTGGACTGTCCACATGCGCTGGCTGATCTGGGTCATGGCTTGTATAGGATCCACGTACGTCTTCTTTTTCCATGAGAG GTACAAGCTGGTGGAGTTGCTGGGATATGTGGCCATGGGAGCCGTTCCTGCTCTGATCATCCTGTCCATG GTGGAGcgtgcaggtgtgtgtgagctggCCATGGGAGGCGTCTTCTACGTGGTGGGGGTGGGCTTCTTCAAGAGCGATGGCCTCGTCCCTTTTGCACACGCCATCTGGCACCTTTTTGTTGTGGCCGGAGCAGGAATTCATTATTACGCCATCTGGAGGTACCTGTACGTACCTGGGCCCCCGCTGCAGACATCCAG aCGCCAGATTTATGGAGCCcacgactaa
- the mmd2a gene encoding monocyte to macrophage differentiation factor 2a isoform X3 yields the protein MRPSDKMSSQWTKWTSMCSHFNILSTNGDKLSSVSCPFFLSVCVRLSLFSIRFMNCRAPACKRYQPTEYEHAANCATHGLWILPSLVGGSVLYFLSVDPWHRVAAWLYGSGLTGLFITSTLFHTAAWKIGHLRKVEQRFHMCDRMAIYFFIAASYSPWLMLRELGPWTVHMRWLIWVMACIGSTYVFFFHERYKLVELLGYVAMGAVPALIILSMVERAGVCELAMGGVFYVVGVGFFKSDGLVPFAHAIWHLFVVAGAGIHYYAIWRYLYVPGPPLQTSR from the exons ATGCGTCCTTCTGATAAAATGTCCTCACAGTGGACTAAATGGACATCTATGTGTTCTCACTTTAACATATTAAGTACTAACGGAGACAAGCTGTCCTCTGTCTCCTGTccattctttctctctgtgtgtgtccgtctctctctcttttccatcAGGTTCATGAATTGCAGGGCGCCGGCCTGTAAGAGATACCAGCCGACTGAATACGAACATGCTGCAAACTGTGCGACACACGGG CTGTGGATTCTCCCTAGTCTGGTGGGCGGGTCTGTGCtctacttcctgtctgtggaccCGTGGCACCGAGTTGCTGCCTGGCTGTACGGGAGCGGTCTCACCGGCCTCTTCATCACCTCAACGCTCTTCCACACTGCTGCCTGGAAAATCGGCCATCTccg GAAGGTGGAGCAGCGTTTCCACATGTGCGACAGAATGGCCATCTACTTCTTTATCGCTGCCTCCTACTCTCCCTG GTTGATGCTGAGGGAACTGGGGCCCTGGACTGTCCACATGCGCTGGCTGATCTGGGTCATGGCTTGTATAGGATCCACGTACGTCTTCTTTTTCCATGAGAG GTACAAGCTGGTGGAGTTGCTGGGATATGTGGCCATGGGAGCCGTTCCTGCTCTGATCATCCTGTCCATG GTGGAGcgtgcaggtgtgtgtgagctggCCATGGGAGGCGTCTTCTACGTGGTGGGGGTGGGCTTCTTCAAGAGCGATGGCCTCGTCCCTTTTGCACACGCCATCTGGCACCTTTTTGTTGTGGCCGGAGCAGGAATTCATTATTACGCCATCTGGAGGTACCTGTACGTACCTGGGCCCCCGCTGCAGACATCCAGGTGA